Proteins encoded within one genomic window of Hevea brasiliensis isolate MT/VB/25A 57/8 chromosome 8, ASM3005281v1, whole genome shotgun sequence:
- the LOC110640157 gene encoding WAT1-related protein At2g39510-like, which translates to MESCAKFFEKAKPFLAVIFLQFGYAGSSIISKFALNKGMSQHVLVVYRHAIATIVISPFAIIFDRKVRAKLTISIFAKILLLGLLEPTIDLNLYFTGMKYTTATFASTMCNILPAFAFLMAWALRLEKVNLRKLHSQAKILGTLVTVGGAMLMTLIKGAKLDLPWTKGYDNHGSSSALNTHDDTIKGAFMIGVGCLCWSSFIILQAITLKKYPAELSLTALICLVGSIEGSIFALIMERGNPSAWFIHFDSSLLAAVYSGVICSGVAYYLQGVTMKSKGPVFVTAFNPLSMVIVTILGSFVLSEIVYLGRVIGALAIAIGLYLVLWGKSKDQSPLTSTNDKVAATASEMDTINESFETSNEECVAIDVTKLRPNDESV; encoded by the exons ATGGAATCCTGCGCTAAGTTTTTTGAAAAAGCTAAGCCATTTTTGGCTGTTATTTTTCTGCAGTTTGGGTATGCAGGCTCGTCCATAATTTCAAAGTTTGCTCTAAATAAAGGGATGAGCCAACATGTATTGGTGGTCTATAGGCACGCTATTGCCACCATCGTAATTTCTCCTTTTGCCATTATTTTTGATAG gaAGGTGAGGGCGAAGCTGACCATCTCCATCTTTGCTAAGATACTGTTGCTAGGCTTGTTAGA GCCAACTATTGACCTGAACTTGTATTTTACTGGCATGAAGTACACCACCGCAACTTTTGCTTCTACTATGTGCAACATTCTTCCTGCTTTTGCATTTCTTATGGCTTGGGCCTTAAG ACTTGAGAAGGTTAATTTGAGGAAATTGCATAGTCAGGCAAAGATATTAGGGACTTTAGTGACAGTGGGAGGAGCAATGTTGATGACTCTAATTAAAGGGGCAAAGCTGGATTTGCCATGGACAAAAGGTTATGATAATCATGGATCTTCCAGTGCTCTAAACACACATGATGATACCATTAAGGGTGCTTTTATGATAGGAGTAGGCTGCTTATGCTGGTCTAGTTTCATCATCCTTCag GCAATAACACTAAAAAAATACCCTGCGGAGCTCTCCCTAACAGCTTTGATATGCTTGGTGGGCAGTATTGAAGGCTCCATATTTGCTCTTATAATGGAAAGGGGAAATCCCTCTGCTTGGTTTATACACTTTGATTCTAGCCTATTAGCTGCTGTTTACAGT GGAGTAATTTGTTCAGGAGTTGCATATTATCTACAAGGAGTGACAATGAAGAGCAAAGGTCCTGTTTTTGTAACTGCCTTCAATCCTTTAAGCATGGTTATTGTTACAATTTTGGGCTCCTTTGTCTTATCAGAGATAGTCTACTTAGGAAG GGTAATTGGAGCACTAGCCATCGCCATTGGGCTATACCTAGTTTTGTGGGGCAAGAGCAAGGATCAATCTCCATTAACTTCAACAAATGATAAGGTAGCTGCAACTGCTTCAGAAATGGATACTATAAATGAGAGTTTTGAGACTTCAAATGAAGAATGTGTTGCCATTGATGTCACCAAACTGAGACCTAATGATGAATCTGTTTGA
- the LOC110640155 gene encoding WAT1-related protein At2g39510 yields MESWAKFFEKAKPFLAVIFLQFGYAGLSIISKFALNKGMSQHVLVVYRHAVATIVISPFAIIFDRKVRPKMTFSVFAKILLLGLLEPTIDQNLFYTGMKYTTATFAATMCNIVPAFAFLMAWALRLEKVNLRKLHSQAKILGTLVTVGGAMLMTLIKWAKLDLPWTKGYDHHGSTSVLTTHDDPIKGAFMIGVGCLCWSSFIILQAITLKTYPAELSLTVLICLVGTIEGSIFALIMEKGNPSAWSIHFDSRLLAAVYGGVICSGVAYYVQGLAMKSKGPVFVTAFSPLSMVIVTILGSFVLSEIVYLGRVIGASAIVIGLYLVLWGKSKDQSPLTSTNDKVAATASEMDTINESLETSNQEFVAIDVIKVKPTGESA; encoded by the exons ATGGAATCCTGGGCTAAGTTTTTTGAAAAAGCTAAGCCATTTTTGGCTGTGATTTTTCTTCAGTTTGGGTATGCAGGCTTGTCCATAATTTCAAAGTTTGCTCTAAATAAAGGGATGAGCCAACATGTATTGGTGGTCTATAGGCATGCTGTTGCCACCATTGTAATTTCTCCTTTTGCCATTATTTTTGATAG GAAGGTAAGGCCAAAGATGACCTTCTCCGTCTTTGCCAAGATACTGTTACTAGGCTTGTTAGA GCCAACTATTGACCAGAACTTGTTTTATACTGGAATGAAGTACACCACAGCAACTTTTGCTGCTACTATGTGCAATATTGTTCCTGCTTTTGCATTTCTCATGGCTTGGGCCTTAAG gCTTGAGAAGGTTAATTTGAGGAAATTGCATAGCCAGGCAAAGATATTAGGGACTCTGGTGACAGTGGGAGGAGCAATGTTAATGACTCTAATTAAATGGGCAAAGCTTGATTTGCCATGGACAAAAGGATATGATCATCATGGATCTACCAGTGTCCTGACCACACATGATGATCCCATTAAGGGTGCTTTTATGATTGGAGTAGGCTGCTTATGCTGGTCTAGTTTCATCATCCTTCAG GCAATAACTCTAAAAACATACCCTGCGGAGCTCTCCCTAACAGTTTTGATATGCTTGGTGGGCACTATTGAAGGCTCTATATTTGCTCTTATAATGGAAAAGGGAAATCCCTCTGCTTGGTCTATACACTTTGATTCTAGGTTATTAGCTGCTGTTTACGGT GGGGTAATTTGCTCAGGAGTTGCATATTATGTACAAGGACTGGCAATGAAGAGCAAAGGTCCTGTTTTTGTGACTGCCTTCAGTCCTTTAAGCATGGTTATTGTTACGATTTTGGGCTCCTTTGTCTTATCAGAGATAGTCTACTTAGGAAG GGTAATCGGAGCATCAGCCATCGTCATTGGGCTATACCTAGTTTTGTGGGGTAAGAGCAAGGATCAATCTCCATTAACTTCAACAAATGATAAGGTAGCTGCGACTGCTTCAGAAATGGACACCATAAATGAGAGTCTTGAGACTTCAAATCAAGAATTCGTTGCCATTGATGTCATCAAAGTGAAACCTACTGGTGAATCTGCTTGA